The Fimbriimonadaceae bacterium nucleotide sequence CTTCATTCTTTACGACCGACCTTGATTCCATTGTCGAGTCCGCCAACGTCGACGTTGTGGTTGAGCTCATAGGTGGCTGTGATCCCGCAGAACGCCTCATCGAAAAAGCTCTTTCGCTCGGCAAAAGCGTCGTCACCGCAAACAAAGAACTGATGGCCAAGCAGGGCGGACGCCTGGTCAACCTCGCCAAATCCAAGGGTCTCGACCTCCATTACGAAGCCGCTGTCGGCGGGGGCATCCCACTTATCCAACCGCTCAAACATCAGCTCTCCGGCAACGATCTCGTCAAGATGATGGGAATCGTCAACGGCACCACAAACTACATCCTCAGCAAAATGGCAGAGGAAGGCGCCGACTTTGGCGAAGTCCTCCGTGAGGCGCAAGAAAAGGGATACGCCGAGGCTGACCCCACCGCCGATGTCGAAGGTTTCGACGCCGCTTACAAACTCGCCATCCTCGCCTCAATCGCCTTTGGCAGCCAGGTCGACGTCGAAGATATCTATCGCGAGGGCATCACAAAGGTCTCCAGCGTGGACATGCACTATGCCGATGTGCTTGGCTATCGAATCAAGCTCCTTGCCATCTGTGAGCCCTGGGACGATGGCAAAGCCATCTGCCGGGTCCACCCCGCCATGATCCCCAAAGCCCACCCTCTCGCCACGGTCAGCGATGTTTACAATGCTCTCTGGTTCCAAGGCGATTACGTCGGCAGCGTGATGCTCAGCGGCAAGGGAGCGGGCTCAAAACCCACCGCCTCAGCCGTTGTGGGAGATGTGATTGACGTGGCTCGAAACCACATGGTGGAGGGTCCTGGCAGCGCCATTCCTTGGGCGGCAGATTTCCGCCTTGCCACTATCGGAGCGCTGCGGACCGCTTACTATTTCCGAGTCCGAGTCAAAGACCAACCCAAAGTCCTCGGCGCAATCGCCAACACACTCGGCGACGCCGACGTCTCCCTCGCCGCGATGGAGATGCGCGTTGTTGATCCAGAGCAAAACATCGGCGAGATCGTTTTCCTCACCCACACCTGCCAAGAGTCAGACTTCCAGCGAGCCCTAAGCGTTATTCGCGATCTTCCGGTGGTGCTGGATGTCTGCTCCGCGATCCGGGTTGAGGAGTAAGCAGCATTCCCCCTCCTTGTCTGAGCGGAGCGAAGATGGGGAGGGGGTGCAGGGGGTGGGGTAACTGAGTCAGATATCCTTTTCGGATGGTAGTCCAGTCTCGCTACCCAATTCTCTTCTGTCAACATAGAGAAATGCGCGTCGCCTGCTGCCAGCTCACAGTTGCCTTCAACGATCCCCAAACCAACGCCGACCGGGTTTGCGCGACCGTCCGCGAGCTTTCCAAAAAAGGCGTCGAACTGGCCGTCTTCCCCGAGTGCTTCCTCACCGGCTACGCCGCCGCATCCGCCGAAGAAGCCCGCAGCATTGCCATCTCCGAAACGGACCACCCCGTCCACACCCAGATTCAAGCGGTCGTTGAGGAGACGGGGATCGTGGCCATTGTCGGTTTTGCTGGAATCGACTCTGAGGACAAGCTTCGCAACACAGCCGGCCTCTATGAGCCGGGCATGCCGATGCGGCGCTATAGAAAGGCTCACCTGCTTTGCCTGGGTTATGACCGCTTTGACGAAGCGGGAGACGAACTGGAAGTCTTCGATACCAAGGTCGGCAGAATCGGCATCCTCATCTGCTACGACCTGCGTCCTCCCGAAGCTGCTCGCGTCCTAACTCTGAAAGGTGCAGAGATCATTTGCCTGCCGACGAACTGGCCGATCGGAGCCGAAGTCTCCGCACAAAGTGGCTCGATCTCGCGTGCGGCAGAGAACCGGGTCTTCATGGCTACAGCGGATCGTGTGGGCCAGGAAAAGGGCACAACTTTCATCGGACATAGCCGGATCATCGCCCCCAGCGGCCAGATTCTTGCGGCGGCGGACCATCGGGATGAAGCGATCGTTATCGCGGACTGCGATCTCGCCCAAGCTCGGCAAAAGCATGTTGTGAACATTCCGGGGGAGTATGAGTTGGATGTGATCGCCTGCCGCAGACCGGAGCTGTACGGAGTGCTCGGGGAGTAGCCAGTTAACCCCAGCGAAACGCGCATAAAGATAGAGCGTCAACTCCTCGATGCTCGGTCTTTCCTACTTGCTCTGCACCTGTCTCCTCAATACCGCCGACGTCGCGTACGTCGCACGAAATCTGAACTCAGACAGCAAACTCGGCAGAGATATTGCACAGGTTTACATCTGTGATAAAGACGGAAGCAACACGCGACAAATTACAAGCTCGAAGGCGGCCTGTGTCCAAGTGCGCTGGGAGGGCCGGGATGCCATAGCATGGACGACGCGCTCGAACGGTGGCAAATTCTCGCTTTGGTACGCGAAAGCCCCATTCAATAACCCCAGGAAGCTTGCTGAAGGCGAGACAATCTCCGCAATCGACCCGCGTAACTTCGGCAGCAGCTACCGTGAACCGATCTTCAATATCCGGCCAACACTTTCAGAGAACTTTTTCTCTCCGGTCGGATACGTCATTGACGTTGATGGCGACCTACAAGGGAGACGTATCGAATACCTCCCAGTCTTCATGTGGAAGCATCAGCGAGTAAGAGACAACCGAGAAACCCAAGACGACTCTGTTCGCTGGATCACCGCTGGCGGATACGGCCCGTCGGTTGGAGTCGTCTCGTCGATAGGCAAAGCGCGTTCTGGCCTCATCCTTGAGCGAGATGGCAAGCAGTATTCCTGCCCCAATTTCGAGGGCATTCCCATCTCGGCCTGGAACAAGAAGGGGGCAACTTCGTCGTGGATCTACTCGATCAGTTGGTTAAAGGGCGATCCTGTCGAGAGCTTGCACCAAATGAACTGGCTAACCGGCGAGTTTGAACTGGCTGCATTCGGGCGCGAACTAGACGCCGATGTCGAAAACGAGATAGCCGCTTCTTCGCTCGACACCGATGGCTCAATCCGTCATAAACCTGTGTCGGGAACATCGACATCTCATGATCTTCGTGCCCGAAAAAGCTACCGATTCACATCGGCTGGGATGCGTGTTCGGTCGCTAAGTCTTAGACCGCGTTGAAGCAGTGGATAGAGCGCTCACATCACGCCTGCACTTGCAGGTCAGGGCATCGCAGTTATCATGTTCTAAGTCCAAAATCTAAAATCCAAAATCCAAAATTGGTATCCTCCTCCCCATGCCCTTTCGTCGCCGCATGCGCTCGCTGCCCCTGTCCTCCGTCCGCATCACCGACCCCTTTTGGTCAAAGTGGCAAGACACCGTATCGGGCACCACCCTGCTGCACATCCACAAGCAGCTTGAGGAGACTGGGAGGCTGGAAAACTTCCGCAAGGTCGTCCGGGGCGAGAGCGGCACGCACAAGGGGCTCAAATTCGACGACAGCGACGTTTACAAATGGCTCGAAGCCTGTGCGTACAGCCTCGCCATCCGCCCGAACCACGAAGTCGGAAAAGCGGCCCGCGAAGCGATAGATCTCATCGCCCAAGCCCAAGAGGCCGACGGCTATATCAACACCTTTTTCCAGCTCAACTACCCGCAATACAAGTGGGCCAACCTCTCCGCAATGCACGAGATGTACTGCATCGGGCACCTCATCGAGGCCTGCGTAGCGATGGCCCAATACCACAGCGACGAGGCCCTCCTGAACGTCGGCATCAAAGCCGCCGACCATGTGCTTTCGATCTTCGGACCCGAAGGCAGGCTGGGATTCTGCGGGCATGAGGAGATCGAACTCGCATTCATCAAACTCTCGAACATCACCGGCGACCCGAAGTACCGCGAACGAGCCCGCTGGATGGTGGACATGCGTGGTCAGCGACCCTCACCGTTCGAGACTGAGCTGGACACAGGAGCCACCAATGCATTAGCGCCGTGGCTTGCCGGATTCATGAATGCCGACGGCAAGTACAGCGGCGAGTATGCGCAGGACCACGCCCCCGTGCGCGAGCATGACAAGGTCGTTGGACACGCCGTGCGAGCGATGTACCTCTACATCGCCGCCGCAGACCTCGCCGATGGACAAAACGACCAGGCTCTCGAAGACGCGCTTACCCGCGCCTGGACCAACCTCACCAAGCGTCGCATGTATGTGACGGGGGGCATTGGGCCGTCGGGGAGCAATGAAGGATTCACCACGGACTATGACCTGCCCAACCTCAGTTCCTACGCTGAGACCTGCGCCGCGATCGGGCTGTTTCTTTGGGGCCATGCCATGCTGGAGCAGACGGGAGAGGGCGACTACGCCGACGTGATGGAGCTTGCGCTCTACAACGGGCTCCTCAGCGGCATCTCGCTCAGCGGCGACCGCTTCTTCTACGCTAACCCCCACGAAAGCCACGGAACGCATCAGCGCGTGCCGTGGTTCACCTGCGCCTGTTGCCCGCCGAACATCGCCCGCGTGCTGGCGAACTTGGGGAGCTATGCGCTCGGGGCTTACGGCTTCGAGGAGCGTGGCTTGGGCGTCCCGCCCAAGCGTCACACGGGCGTCTCGCCCGTGGATTCTGATATCCATGACCGGGACGGTCATGGGACGCATGGGCGAGACGCCCATTCCACTTCTGACAAGACCGTCTGGATTCACCTCCCCATCGCGATGCAGGCTGAGGTCGCGCCGGGGCTCAAGATCGAGATCGTCGGCGATTATCCGCGGTCCGGAGAGGTTGAGGTCAAGGTCGATCCCACCGAAGGGATGGAGTTTGTGGTGAAGGTGCGCATTCCTCTGTGGTGTGGGAATGTCGAGGTCGAGGGTTTGGACGAAGAGGCCGACTATGACGGAAACTACATCCTGATCCGCCGTCGGTGGAAGCCGGGCGACACCTTTCGTGTGAACTTCGACGTTCAGCCGAAGTGGGTTCGGTGCAACCCGAAGGTTGCGGCAAACCTCGGTCGGGTCGCCCTCATGCGCGGGCCTGTCGTCTATTGCCTGCAGTCCGGGGCCGAGGATCGCACCCCACTCCTGGCAAAGGTCAACACCGACACCGAGATTGCCGAGCGTCCGAGCCAGAGCTTCAACGGTTCGGTAATGCTGTCTGCGCCAGGCTTCCGGGATGCCGACTGGGAGGATGAAGAGCTGTATCTCGACTCTGAGCCGGAATCGGAGAGCGCCGAATTCGAGTTCATCCCCTACTACGCCTGGTGCAATCCTGGGCCGAACACGATGGCGGTTTGGGTGAGGGAGAGGTAAGAGAGGGCAACGCTTCGTCGTCGCCTGTTCAGAATCCGCAGATGCATCTACCCAACCGCAACCCGCCAACCACTTGCCAACAACCTACCAACCACTTGCCAACGCTTCCCCCTAACGTTTCCCACCAAAGTTTCCGTATAAGTAAGTATAGTTTAGGGGTACCGAATGACTCTTCTTCAGCGCTTATTCAGAAACGGTGAACCGCAGGACCCAGCATCAATGGGCCCGCTGTATGCCACCGTCAAAGAGGTCATGCAGGATGTCCAGGCTTACGCCCGATCCCACGGCGGCGACATTCAACTCCTGAGCGTGAATGAAGAAGGCGACGTCAAGATCAAATTCCGAGGAACATGCGTAGGCTGCCCAATGTCGGCAGTGACGCTGAAACTAGGGATCGAAGAGCGGCTGCGGGAACTAGTCCCTGGCGTTCGAAAAGTCATTCAGGTTTGATAAGAGAAATCTGATCTCCGATATCAGATATCCGATTTTTCACCCGGCAAACCCAAACGTTTCCCGCATTGTGCTTTCAAGCGCATTCTGAAACGCGTTCGCATCGAGCTTGATAAAGAAGCCCTCATGCGCCTCTTCAAAGACCATTTCTGGATCTACCAAAGGCCGCCGACAAGGAATACTTGCCTGCAGCAAAACCGCCGTATCCGTTAGCCGCAAGGCACAGCCGCAAACCTTCTTGCCGCTCCCCGCATCCACAATGTCGTTCGGGGAGACGTGCATAAAGCAATCGCTCGACCGGCCTTCGGCGCGCAATTGCTCTGTCTCCTCTCCCAAGAAAGCGTCCACTCCCCCAGAGCGTAGGGCTGAGATCAGCGGTCGGGCCAAGAATCGATAGACCTTTGCAACCGACTTCGCATCCAGCTCTTCTCCCAATACGCGAGAGATCGCTGACAGCGGCACACCGATCGCCACCGTCACGTCGTGCCCATGCAGAACGGCCTTCCCGCCCGTCGGACGCACAACCCAAGGAATATCGCAGCTCACACGCAGAGCCTTATCCGGGTCTTGGTTCATTCCCAAGCTCACCCAAGGGCCGCTCCATCCATAAACTCGACAGCCGACAAAACCCCTCTCAGCGTCGATGAGGAGTTGGGCGTCGCGAGCCATATTTACTTGGCCAAGATGAGCCCCTTCGTTGAAGAATATGAACTCGGCATCCTCTCCGCCTTGGAGAGACCGATAGCATCGTTGGTGAGCGGTCTCTGTCTGCATGTTGAACCTGAGCTTACCTAATAGACGGACTTATCAATCCTGATGATCCTTGTAAAAAATTGACTATTTAATTCTGTTTGTTAAATGTGAAGTCAGCAATCACCATCCGATGGTCCGAGTTTAATGTCTCAGCCGCCCAAACCCGCTTCGGCGTTAACTCCTTGGAATGCCAGATTTGATCGATTCGAACTAGCGGATAAGCGTTCACTC carries:
- a CDS encoding homoserine dehydrogenase, translated to MNAGEASSFLSTGVQPRTLRIGLLGFGTVGEGVYRMLEENRETIEARAGMGLEIVTAGIRDQAKTRSLPSSFFTTDLDSIVESANVDVVVELIGGCDPAERLIEKALSLGKSVVTANKELMAKQGGRLVNLAKSKGLDLHYEAAVGGGIPLIQPLKHQLSGNDLVKMMGIVNGTTNYILSKMAEEGADFGEVLREAQEKGYAEADPTADVEGFDAAYKLAILASIAFGSQVDVEDIYREGITKVSSVDMHYADVLGYRIKLLAICEPWDDGKAICRVHPAMIPKAHPLATVSDVYNALWFQGDYVGSVMLSGKGAGSKPTASAVVGDVIDVARNHMVEGPGSAIPWAADFRLATIGALRTAYYFRVRVKDQPKVLGAIANTLGDADVSLAAMEMRVVDPEQNIGEIVFLTHTCQESDFQRALSVIRDLPVVLDVCSAIRVEE
- a CDS encoding carbon-nitrogen hydrolase family protein gives rise to the protein MRVACCQLTVAFNDPQTNADRVCATVRELSKKGVELAVFPECFLTGYAAASAEEARSIAISETDHPVHTQIQAVVEETGIVAIVGFAGIDSEDKLRNTAGLYEPGMPMRRYRKAHLLCLGYDRFDEAGDELEVFDTKVGRIGILICYDLRPPEAARVLTLKGAEIICLPTNWPIGAEVSAQSGSISRAAENRVFMATADRVGQEKGTTFIGHSRIIAPSGQILAAADHRDEAIVIADCDLAQARQKHVVNIPGEYELDVIACRRPELYGVLGE
- a CDS encoding glycoside hydrolase family 127 protein, whose amino-acid sequence is MPFRRRMRSLPLSSVRITDPFWSKWQDTVSGTTLLHIHKQLEETGRLENFRKVVRGESGTHKGLKFDDSDVYKWLEACAYSLAIRPNHEVGKAAREAIDLIAQAQEADGYINTFFQLNYPQYKWANLSAMHEMYCIGHLIEACVAMAQYHSDEALLNVGIKAADHVLSIFGPEGRLGFCGHEEIELAFIKLSNITGDPKYRERARWMVDMRGQRPSPFETELDTGATNALAPWLAGFMNADGKYSGEYAQDHAPVREHDKVVGHAVRAMYLYIAAADLADGQNDQALEDALTRAWTNLTKRRMYVTGGIGPSGSNEGFTTDYDLPNLSSYAETCAAIGLFLWGHAMLEQTGEGDYADVMELALYNGLLSGISLSGDRFFYANPHESHGTHQRVPWFTCACCPPNIARVLANLGSYALGAYGFEERGLGVPPKRHTGVSPVDSDIHDRDGHGTHGRDAHSTSDKTVWIHLPIAMQAEVAPGLKIEIVGDYPRSGEVEVKVDPTEGMEFVVKVRIPLWCGNVEVEGLDEEADYDGNYILIRRRWKPGDTFRVNFDVQPKWVRCNPKVAANLGRVALMRGPVVYCLQSGAEDRTPLLAKVNTDTEIAERPSQSFNGSVMLSAPGFRDADWEDEELYLDSEPESESAEFEFIPYYAWCNPGPNTMAVWVRER
- a CDS encoding NifU family protein, whose product is MGPLYATVKEVMQDVQAYARSHGGDIQLLSVNEEGDVKIKFRGTCVGCPMSAVTLKLGIEERLRELVPGVRKVIQV